A window of the Pogona vitticeps strain Pit_001003342236 chromosome 4, PviZW2.1, whole genome shotgun sequence genome harbors these coding sequences:
- the COA7 gene encoding cytochrome c oxidase assembly factor 7 isoform X1: protein MAGLVNFEDEEELKTYLENVGIEYSFQCHKEKDPEGCLRLADYLAGIKKDFERAAEVLKENCENNLHSESCYKLGTYYIHGKGGLPADLKSACRCFLKSCEKGGKKSLNACHFAAELLQSGEGSDDGKPNVPLARDYYSKACDAGFVSSCFSISTIYLKGAPGIQKDMNQALNYSTKACDMGHVWACANASRMYKLGDGVEKNDTKAEALKNKAKELHKEQNTASVSLTFGE, encoded by the exons ATGGCTGGATTGGTCAATTTCGAAGATGAAGAGGAATTGAAAACTTATTTGGAGAATGTGGGTATAGAGTATAGTTTCCAGTGCCACAAGGAGAAAGATCCTGAGG GTTGTCTACGTCTGGCTGATTATCTAGCGGGAATTAAAAAAGACTTTGAAAGagctgctgaagtgctgaaggaGAATTGTGAAAATAATCTGCACAGTGAGAGCTGTTACAAACTTGGGACTTACTACATTCATGGAAAAG GTGGGCTCCCAGCAGATCTTAAAAGTGCCTGCAGGTGCTTTTTAAAGTCTTGTGAGAAAGGTGGAAAGAAATCCTTGAATGCTTGTCATTTTGCTGCCGAGCTGCTACAGAGCGGTGAAGGAAGTGATGATGGGAAGCCGAATGTACCCCTAGCCAGAGACTATTACAGTAAAGCTTGTGATGCAGGATTTGTCTCCAGCTGTTTTAGCATTAGTACAATATACCTTAAAGGTGCTCCTGGAATACAAAAGGATATGAACCAGGCATTGAATTATTCCACAAAAGCATGTGACATGGGTCATGTGTGGGCTTGTGCTAATGCTAGCCGAATGTACAAACTAGGAGATGGAGTTGAAAAGAATGACACCAAGGCAGAAGCCCTAAAGAACAAGGCAAAAGAACTGCACAAGGAACAAAACACAGCTTCAGTGTCCTTAACATTTGGAGAGTGA
- the COA7 gene encoding cytochrome c oxidase assembly factor 7 isoform X2, with product MSFMGCLRLADYLAGIKKDFERAAEVLKENCENNLHSESCYKLGTYYIHGKGGLPADLKSACRCFLKSCEKGGKKSLNACHFAAELLQSGEGSDDGKPNVPLARDYYSKACDAGFVSSCFSISTIYLKGAPGIQKDMNQALNYSTKACDMGHVWACANASRMYKLGDGVEKNDTKAEALKNKAKELHKEQNTASVSLTFGE from the exons atgagtttcatgg GTTGTCTACGTCTGGCTGATTATCTAGCGGGAATTAAAAAAGACTTTGAAAGagctgctgaagtgctgaaggaGAATTGTGAAAATAATCTGCACAGTGAGAGCTGTTACAAACTTGGGACTTACTACATTCATGGAAAAG GTGGGCTCCCAGCAGATCTTAAAAGTGCCTGCAGGTGCTTTTTAAAGTCTTGTGAGAAAGGTGGAAAGAAATCCTTGAATGCTTGTCATTTTGCTGCCGAGCTGCTACAGAGCGGTGAAGGAAGTGATGATGGGAAGCCGAATGTACCCCTAGCCAGAGACTATTACAGTAAAGCTTGTGATGCAGGATTTGTCTCCAGCTGTTTTAGCATTAGTACAATATACCTTAAAGGTGCTCCTGGAATACAAAAGGATATGAACCAGGCATTGAATTATTCCACAAAAGCATGTGACATGGGTCATGTGTGGGCTTGTGCTAATGCTAGCCGAATGTACAAACTAGGAGATGGAGTTGAAAAGAATGACACCAAGGCAGAAGCCCTAAAGAACAAGGCAAAAGAACTGCACAAGGAACAAAACACAGCTTCAGTGTCCTTAACATTTGGAGAGTGA